One Hippocampus zosterae strain Florida chromosome 21, ASM2543408v3, whole genome shotgun sequence genomic region harbors:
- the epyc gene encoding epiphycan isoform X4 produces the protein MKTLVRIVLGLLVLKVAVANPRFSRQADLDSYDDGNYDVDDVNSENQEYDYEDGPTIEDPEVEIGTLAPPDYNYPMPEASLEEQEEEEEELPLKPQLIPQGSGGSGVLMGPDTQKGMPTCLLCTCLGGSVYCDDLKLDSIPPLPKDTTHFYARYNRITKINKSDFASMNKLKRIDLTANAISSIDSQAFMGLPELEELVIRENHISQMPALPETMTLIDASHNNIDSKGILKEAFKDMTSLLYLYLTDNEIDYIPVPLPDSLRSLHLQRNNIQSMHEDTFCNLHDFNYIRNALEDIRLDGNPINLSRTPQAYICLPRIPVGDLI, from the exons ATGAAGACGCTCGTGCGAATAGTATTGGGACTGCTCGTCCTGAAAGTGGCGGTGGCCAATCCCCGGTTCTCCCGTCAAGCCGACCTGGACTCGTACGACGACGGCAACTACGACGTGGACGACGTGAACTCGGAAAACCAGGAGTACGACTATGAGGACGGACCGACCATCGAGGATCCCGAG GTAGAGATTGGCACCCTGGCCCCACCTGACTACAACTACCCAATGCCTGAGGCCTCGTTGGaagaacaggaagaggaggaggaagagttgCCCCTGAAGCCCCAGCTCATCCCTCAGGGCTCAGGGGGGTCCGGCGTTCTTATGGGCCCAGACACACAAAAAG GGATGCCCACTTGCTTGCTGTGCACATGCCTTGGTGGTTCGGTGTACTGTGATGACTTGAAACTGGACAGTATACCACCTCTGCCCAAAGACACCACACACTTCTATGCCCGCTACAACAGGATCACCAAGATCAACAAATCTGACTTTGCCTCCATGA ACAAGCTGAAGAGGATCGACTTGACAGCCAACGCCATCTCGTCCATTGACAGCCAAGCATTTATGGGTCTGCCGGAGCTTGAGGAGCTGGTGATTCGAGAAAATCACATTTCACAGATGCCTGCCCTGCCAGAGACCATGACCCTGATCGATGCCAGCCACAATAACATTGACTCCAAGGGTATTCTCAAAGAGGCCTTCAAG GACATGACCAGCCTGCTCTACCTGTACCTGACTGACAACGAAATTGACTACATCCCCGTGCCTCTTCCAGACAGTCTGCGATCCCTACATCTACAG CGTAACAACATTCAGTCGATGCACGAGGACACCTTCTGCAACCTGCATGACTTTAACTACATCCGCAACGCGCTGGAGGACATCCGCCTTGACGGCAACCCCATCAACCTGAGCCGAACTCCGCAGGCGTACATCTGCCTGCCCCGCATCCCGGTCGGGGACCTcatataa
- the psmc2 gene encoding 26S proteasome regulatory subunit 7, whose translation MPDYLGDDQRKTKEEDKDDSPIRALDEGDIALLKTYGQSTYSRQIKQVEDDIQQLLKKINELTGIKESDTGLAPPALWDLAADKQTLQSEQPLQVARCTKIINADSEDPKYIINVKQFAKFVVDLSDQVAPTDIEEGMRVGVDRNKYQIHIPLPPKIDPTVTMMQVEEKPDVTYSDVGGCKEQIEKLREVVETPLLHPERFVNLGIEPPKGVLLFGPPGTGKTLCARAVANRTDACFIRVIGSELVQKYVGEGARMVRELFEMARTKKACLIFFDEIDAIGGARFDDGAGGDNEVQRTMLELINQLDGFDPRGNIKVLMATNRPDTLDPALMRPGRLDRKIEFSLPDLEGRTHIFKIHARSMSVERDIRFELLARLCPNSTGAEIRSVCTEAGMFAIRARRKIATEKDFLEAVNKVIKSYAKFSATPRYMTYN comes from the exons ATGCCAGACTATTTAGGAGACGATCAGAGGAAGACAAAGGAAGAGGACAAGGATGACTCACCAATCAGAG CTTTGGATGAAGGAGACATTGCTCTGCTGAAGACTTAT GGTCAAAGCACTTACTCCAGACAGATCAAACAAGTGGAAGATGACATCCAGCAGCTGCTCAAAAAAATCAACGAGCTTACAG GTATTAAAGAGTCAGACACGGGGCTGGCGCCACCAGCTCTCTGGGATCTGGCTGCTGACAAGCAGACCCTTCAGAGTGAACAACCACTACAAGTTGCAAG ATGCACAAAAATCATCAACGCAGACTCGGAGGACCCCAAATACATCATCAATGTCAAACAATTTGCCAAGTTTGTGGTGGACCTGAGCGATCAGGTGGCGCCGACTGACATTGAGGAGGGCATGAGAGTtgg TGTTGACAGGAACAAGTACCAGATCCATATCCCCCTGCCTCCTAAAATCGACCCGACCGTCACCATGATGCAG GTGGAGGAGAAACCGGATGTTACTTACAGTGATGTCGGTGGCTGCAAGGAGCAGATTGAAAAGTTGAGAGAAGTGGTCGAGACCCCCCTGCTCCAT CCTGAGCGGTTCGTCAACTTGGGAATTGAGCCCCCGAAAGGTGTGCTGCTGTTCGGACCACCCGGCACCGGAAAGACCCTGTGTGCCCGTGCCGTGGCCAACCGGACAGACGCCTGCTTCATCCGAGTCATCGGCTCTGAACTGGTGCAGAAGTATGTGGGGGAG GGAGCCCGGATGGTGAGAGAACTCTTTGAGATGGCCAGGACCAAGAAGGCCTGTCTCATCTTTTTTGATGAAATAGATGCCATCGGAG GCGCACGTTTTGACGACGGTGCTGGCGGAGACAACGAGGTGCAGAGGACCATGCTGGAGCTCATCAACCAGCTGGACGGGTTCGACCCGCGTGGCAACATCAAAGTACTGATGGCCACCAACAGGCCCGACACCTTGGATCCAGCCCTGATGAGACCCGGACGTTTAGATAGAAAGATCGAATTCAGTTTGCCCGACCTTGAG GGCCGCACGCACATCTTCAAGATTCACGCTCGCTCCATGAGTGTGGAGAGGGACATTCGCTTTGAGCTGCTCGCTCGCCTCTGTCCCAACAGCACAG GTGCCGAGATTCGCAGCGTGTGCACGGAAGCCGGCATGTTCGCAATCAGGGCTCGCCGGAAGATTGCCACTGAGAAGGACTTCCTGGAGGCGGTGAACAAGGTCATCAAGTCCTACGCCAAGTTCAGCGCCACGCCAAGATACATGACCTACAATTGA
- the si:dkeyp-38g8.5 gene encoding uncharacterized protein si:dkeyp-38g8.5, which yields MAFQDHAYTSTTYDTVNPVETIYNWSLKEAEELVKLRMSNNYLFSGKRNTSAWAWMAILRHMGLQYKLNHHQAKKKWQNLRQRYKELKDKSHCYMWPLFNLMDDAMEGRLEGSAPVLGICAEDKLCISPRGKKRKRTPVSISPAQVTNIDPEIEVTLNGDSGTGEEEDGGDEDGMEDSQEFMSQDEATEREKRFIELERMALQRDRALLEREIAIVDRDRALMERERLLIEREKEMVAKDRDAINRERQALERQKALSEPPTSRKTTRDNDSMERTERFLDLFEKLIDSF from the exons ATGGCATTCCAAGATCACGCGTATACGAGTACCACATATGATACAGTTAACCCCGTGGAGACGATTTATAATT GGAGCCTGAAAGAAGCAGAAGAGCTTGTGAAGCTAaggatgtcaaataattacCTCTTTTCTGGGAAAAGAAATACTTCCGCGTGGGCATGGATGGCCATCCTCAGACATATGGGCTTGCAATACAAACTGAACCACCatcaagccaaaaaaaaatggcaaaacctAAGGCAACGATACAAG GAGCTCAAGGACAAAAGCCATTGTTATATGTGGCCTCTCTTCAATTTGATGGATGATGCCATGGAGGGTCGGCTGGAAGGCAGTGCCCCCGTTTTGGGAATCTGCGCTGAAGATAAATTGTGTATTTCGCCCAGAGGTAAGAAGAGAAAGAGAACCCCAGTGAGCATCTCACCGGCTCAAGTCACGAACATTGACCCGGAAATTGAGGTGACATTGAATGGAGATAGTGGAacaggagaggaggaggatggtggTGATGAGGATGGGATGGAAGACAGCCAGGAGTTCATGTCACAAGACGAGGCAACGGAGAGGGAAAAGCGATTCATTGAGCTGGAGCGCATGGCTCTGCAACGAGACAGGGCATTGCTGGAGCGGGAGATTGCCATTGTGGACCGGGACCGAGCCCTGATGGAGCGTGAGAGGCTGCTGATAGAGCGGGAGAAAGAGATGGTGGCCAAGGACCGAGATGCCATCAATAGGGAGCGGCAGGCGCTGGAGAGACAGAAAGCCCTGTCGGAACCCCCCACCTCCCGGAAGACCACCAGAGACAATGACTCAATGGAGAGGACGGAACGCTTTCTGGATTTATTCGAAAAACTAATTGATAGTTTTTGA
- the kera gene encoding keratocan, whose amino-acid sequence MKLFLRVLCAACLLDAVPSQDMPYEERMAQIRACPPECHCPSDFPRAVYCDNQSLKSIPPIPPFTRYLYLQNNLIQVVSADALRNATQLRWVNLSRNKITNEGVEKGTLDAMSRLEHLNLDDNLLSWVPFPLPASLEHLSLSRNRISKIPDGVFFGLDKLTFLDLQANKLMDDAVTEVSLKGLNNLVQINLAKNQLSSMPLGLPPTTTQLFLDGNNIDKIPTGYFKGLPKVAFLRLNHNKLGSSGVPNNVFNISSILDLQLSHNLLTEVPLIPAGLEQLYLDHNNIKSVSGSDVCPTDIDGADGNDGVPRLRYLRLDGNDIEPPIPRDVILCFRLLRSIVI is encoded by the exons atgaaactctttctgaGGGTTCTCTGCGCCGCGTGCCTGCTCGACGCAGTCCCGAGCCAGGATATGCCCTACGAGGAACGAATGGCCCAGATCCGAGCATGCCCCCCAGAGTGCCACTGCCCCTCCGACTTCCCGCGTGCAGTCTACTGCGACAATCAAAGTCTGAAGAGCATCCCCCCGATCCCGCCGTTCACCCGCTACCTCTACCTGCAGAATAATCTAATCCAAGTCGTCTCGGCCGACGCTCTGCGCAACGCGACCCAGCTGCGTTGGGTGAACCTGAGTCGCAATAAAATAACCAACGAGGGAGTGGAAAAAGGCACCCTGGATGCAATGTCGCGTCTGGAACACCTCAACCTGGATGACAATCTCTTGTCCTGGGTGCCATTTCCTCTCCCGGCCAGCTTGGAGCACCTTAGTCTCTCTCGCAATCGGATCTCCAAGATCCCCGACGGGGTCTTCTTTGGCCTGGATAAGCTAACCTTCTTAGACCTGCAGGCGAATAAGCTGATGGATGATGCCGTGACTGAGGTCAGCCTGAAGGGTCTTAACAACCTGGTGCAGATCAACCTCGCCAAGAACCAGTTgagcagcatgcctcttggccTGCCGCCCACCACCACTCAGCTCTTCCTCGACGGCAACAACATCGACAAAATCCCCACGGGCTACTTCAAGGGTTTACCCAAGGTGGCTTTCCTGAGGCTAAACCACAATAAGCTGGGCAGTAGCGGCGTTCCGAACAACGTGTTCAACATCTCCAGCATCCTGGACCTCCAGCTGTCACACAACCTGCTCACCGAGGTGCCCCTGATCCCCGCGGGCCTTGAACAGCTGTACTTGGACCACAACAATATTAAAA GCGTGAGCGGCTCCGACGTCTGCCCCACGGACATCGACGGAGCGGACGGCAACGACGGTGTGCCGCGACTGCGCTACCTCCGATTGGACGGCAACGATATCGAACCGCCGATTCCCAGGGATGTCATTCTGTGCTTCCGTCTCCTTAGGTCcattgtcatttaa
- the epyc gene encoding epiphycan isoform X1, translated as MKTLVRIVLGLLVLKVAVANPRFSRQADLDSYDDGNYDVDDVNSENQEYDYEDGPTIEDPEVEIGTLAPPDYNYPMPEASLEEQEEEEEELPLKPQLIPQGSGGSGVLMGPDTQKEVELRLMPIDILHVSGDFGGSVGSGASGASGVSGSGGSGDPLVSGASGGSGDIVFISGASEEILSSSGGSGEFLVSGDVDYLISGDLYGSGEGSGFGEISGSGHLLISGDIPGSGDILISGDLSGSGDLLISGDLSGSGDLLISGDTMGSTASGASGDFGSGGSGILIELGSGGSGIASELPLASGDQSGSGFSGDLLTSGASGGSGVSGDTDESWESGITLLPEEVEVPLIPTTIPQEASGTSGDFSGVSGSSGDLGVSGDIDVSGTSGVSASGEPEEPDIILIPETEKEEGLLPTQETPQEGTGGVETTLGSGLPEPEEPEEPEVDTKGMPTCLLCTCLGGSVYCDDLKLDSIPPLPKDTTHFYARYNRITKINKSDFASMNKLKRIDLTANAISSIDSQAFMGLPELEELVIRENHISQMPALPETMTLIDASHNNIDSKGILKEAFKDMTSLLYLYLTDNEIDYIPVPLPDSLRSLHLQRNNIQSMHEDTFCNLHDFNYIRNALEDIRLDGNPINLSRTPQAYICLPRIPVGDLI; from the exons ATGAAGACGCTCGTGCGAATAGTATTGGGACTGCTCGTCCTGAAAGTGGCGGTGGCCAATCCCCGGTTCTCCCGTCAAGCCGACCTGGACTCGTACGACGACGGCAACTACGACGTGGACGACGTGAACTCGGAAAACCAGGAGTACGACTATGAGGACGGACCGACCATCGAGGATCCCGAG GTAGAGATTGGCACCCTGGCCCCACCTGACTACAACTACCCAATGCCTGAGGCCTCGTTGGaagaacaggaagaggaggaggaagagttgCCCCTGAAGCCCCAGCTCATCCCTCAGGGCTCAGGGGGGTCCGGCGTTCTTATGGGCCCAGACACACAAAAAG AGGTGGAGCTGCGTCTGATGCCCATTGACATCCTTCATGTCTCCGGGGATTTTGGGGGCTCAGTGGGGTCCGGTGCCTCAGGAGCCTCTGGGGTTTCTGGGTCAGGAGGCTCAGGGGACCCACTGGTCTCGGGTGCCTCAGGGGGATCCGGTGATATTGTTTTCATCTCCGGTGCTTCTGAGGAGATCCTCAGCAGCTCTGGGGGTTCAGGAGAGTTTTTGGTGTCCGGGGATGTGGATTACTTGATATCGGGGGATCTCTATGGATCTGGGGAAGGCTCCGGATTTGGAGAGATCTCCGGATCTGGGCACCTCCTGATTTCTGGGGATATCCCAGGATCAGGGGATATCCTGATTTCCGGTGATCTTTCTGGGTCCGGGGATCTCTTGATATCCGGAGATCTTTCAGGATCTGGAGATCTTTTGATATCTGGAGATACCATGGGATCCACAGCTTCTGGAGCCTCAGGGGACTTTGGCTCTGGAGGTTCTGGAATTCTAATTGAATTGGGATCAGGGGGGTCTGGTATTGCCAGTGAACTCCCCCTGGCCTCTGGGGATCAATCTGGGTCTGGGTTCTCTGGAGATCTCCTGACCTCTGGTGCTTCTGGAGGCTCTGGGGTTTCTGGGGACACCGATGAGTCTTGGGAGTCGGGGATAACATTATTACCTGAAG AGGTGGAAGTGCCTCTCATTCCTACAACCATCCCACAAGAGGCTTCAGGTACTTCAGGGGATTTCTCAGGAGTTTCAGGAAGTTCAGGGGATCTTGGAGTCTCTGGAGACATAGATGTCTCTGGAACTTCTGGTGTCTCCGCCTCTGGAGAACCTGAGGAGCCCGATATAATTCTGATTCCAGAGACTGAAAAAG AGGAGGGGCTGCTTCCGACACAAGAGACCCCTCAGGAGGGTACTGGTGGTGTAGAAACGACACTGGGCTCtggtctaccagagcccgaggAACCCGAAGAACCTGAGGTTGACACGAAAG GGATGCCCACTTGCTTGCTGTGCACATGCCTTGGTGGTTCGGTGTACTGTGATGACTTGAAACTGGACAGTATACCACCTCTGCCCAAAGACACCACACACTTCTATGCCCGCTACAACAGGATCACCAAGATCAACAAATCTGACTTTGCCTCCATGA ACAAGCTGAAGAGGATCGACTTGACAGCCAACGCCATCTCGTCCATTGACAGCCAAGCATTTATGGGTCTGCCGGAGCTTGAGGAGCTGGTGATTCGAGAAAATCACATTTCACAGATGCCTGCCCTGCCAGAGACCATGACCCTGATCGATGCCAGCCACAATAACATTGACTCCAAGGGTATTCTCAAAGAGGCCTTCAAG GACATGACCAGCCTGCTCTACCTGTACCTGACTGACAACGAAATTGACTACATCCCCGTGCCTCTTCCAGACAGTCTGCGATCCCTACATCTACAG CGTAACAACATTCAGTCGATGCACGAGGACACCTTCTGCAACCTGCATGACTTTAACTACATCCGCAACGCGCTGGAGGACATCCGCCTTGACGGCAACCCCATCAACCTGAGCCGAACTCCGCAGGCGTACATCTGCCTGCCCCGCATCCCGGTCGGGGACCTcatataa
- the epyc gene encoding epiphycan isoform X2 — MKTLVRIVLGLLVLKVAVANPRFSRQADLDSYDDGNYDVDDVNSENQEYDYEDGPTIEDPEVEIGTLAPPDYNYPMPEASLEEQEEEEEELPLKPQLIPQGSGGSGVLMGPDTQKEEGLLPTQETPQEGTGGVETTLGSGLPEPEEPEEPEVDTKGMPTCLLCTCLGGSVYCDDLKLDSIPPLPKDTTHFYARYNRITKINKSDFASMNKLKRIDLTANAISSIDSQAFMGLPELEELVIRENHISQMPALPETMTLIDASHNNIDSKGILKEAFKDMTSLLYLYLTDNEIDYIPVPLPDSLRSLHLQRNNIQSMHEDTFCNLHDFNYIRNALEDIRLDGNPINLSRTPQAYICLPRIPVGDLI, encoded by the exons ATGAAGACGCTCGTGCGAATAGTATTGGGACTGCTCGTCCTGAAAGTGGCGGTGGCCAATCCCCGGTTCTCCCGTCAAGCCGACCTGGACTCGTACGACGACGGCAACTACGACGTGGACGACGTGAACTCGGAAAACCAGGAGTACGACTATGAGGACGGACCGACCATCGAGGATCCCGAG GTAGAGATTGGCACCCTGGCCCCACCTGACTACAACTACCCAATGCCTGAGGCCTCGTTGGaagaacaggaagaggaggaggaagagttgCCCCTGAAGCCCCAGCTCATCCCTCAGGGCTCAGGGGGGTCCGGCGTTCTTATGGGCCCAGACACACAAAAAG AGGAGGGGCTGCTTCCGACACAAGAGACCCCTCAGGAGGGTACTGGTGGTGTAGAAACGACACTGGGCTCtggtctaccagagcccgaggAACCCGAAGAACCTGAGGTTGACACGAAAG GGATGCCCACTTGCTTGCTGTGCACATGCCTTGGTGGTTCGGTGTACTGTGATGACTTGAAACTGGACAGTATACCACCTCTGCCCAAAGACACCACACACTTCTATGCCCGCTACAACAGGATCACCAAGATCAACAAATCTGACTTTGCCTCCATGA ACAAGCTGAAGAGGATCGACTTGACAGCCAACGCCATCTCGTCCATTGACAGCCAAGCATTTATGGGTCTGCCGGAGCTTGAGGAGCTGGTGATTCGAGAAAATCACATTTCACAGATGCCTGCCCTGCCAGAGACCATGACCCTGATCGATGCCAGCCACAATAACATTGACTCCAAGGGTATTCTCAAAGAGGCCTTCAAG GACATGACCAGCCTGCTCTACCTGTACCTGACTGACAACGAAATTGACTACATCCCCGTGCCTCTTCCAGACAGTCTGCGATCCCTACATCTACAG CGTAACAACATTCAGTCGATGCACGAGGACACCTTCTGCAACCTGCATGACTTTAACTACATCCGCAACGCGCTGGAGGACATCCGCCTTGACGGCAACCCCATCAACCTGAGCCGAACTCCGCAGGCGTACATCTGCCTGCCCCGCATCCCGGTCGGGGACCTcatataa
- the lum gene encoding lumican, translated as MVPLRVHLLAALVCLALCQYEDEDYVPPSLIGPSTANCDRECECPINFPSAMYCDSRKLKFVPMVPSGIKYLYLQNNQIDEIKPGVFDNVTSELRWLVLDNNQITNGKIASGTIDKLTALEKLFFSHNLLTEPVVPPSKSLDELKMTHNKLNKFPSGLLSDKENLTSVNVQHNELTSEAVAGAFKGSKKLLSLDVSHNKLKKLPVGVPASLEILYADYNDIDGIGSGYLSKVPSLRSLRMSHNKLVDSGIPAGVFNVTSLEELDLSFNKLQTIPDINEELEQLYLQANEINKFDLSSFCKFVTPVNYSHLKHLRLDANNITHSSMPPEAPECLRVASEILFE; from the exons ATGGTACCTCTCCGTGTACACCTATTGGCAGCGCTCGTCTGCCTGGCACTGTGTCAGTATGAGGACGAGGACTATGTGCCGCCCTCCTTGATCGGACCGTCAACCGCAAACTGCGACCGCGAGTGCGAATGTCCCATCAATTTCCCCAGCGCCATGTATTGTGACAGCCGCAAGCTCAAGTTTGTGCCCATGGTGCCGTCGGGGATCAAATATCTGTACCTCCAGAACAACCAGATCGATGAGATCAAGCCTGGCGTGTTTGATAACGTCACCTCCGAGCTCCGGTGGCTGGTCCTCGACAACAACCAGATCACCAACGGGAAGATCGCATCGGGTACCATCGACAAACTGACCGCCCTGGAAAAACTCTTCTTCAGTCACAACCTTCTCACGGAGCCAGTGGTCCCTCCTTCCAAGTCTCTGGATGAGCTCAAGATGACACACAACAAGTTGAACAAGTTCCCCTCCGGACTCCTGAGCGACAAAGAGAATCTGACCTCCGTCAACGTGCAGCATAACGAGCTAACGTCCGAGGCCGTCGCCGGCGCCTTCAAAGGGTCCAAGAAGCTGCTGTCCCTCGACGTGAGCCACAACAAGCTGAAGAAGCTGCCCGTCGGCGTGCCGGCTTCACTGGAAATCCTTTATGCTGACTACAATGACATTGACGGCATCGGCTCAGGGTACCTAAGCAAGGTGCCGAGTCTGCGCTCCCTGAGGATGTCTCACAACAAGCTGGTGGACTCTGGGATCCCGGCGGGCGTGTTCAACGTGACGTCACTGGAAGAGCTGGACCTGTCTTTCAACAAGCTGCAGACCATCCCCGATATCAACGAGGAGCTGGAGCAACTTTACCTCCAAGCCAACGAGATCAACA AGTTCGACCTGTCGAGTTTCTGCAAGTTCGTTACCCCCGTCAACTATTCCCACCTGAAGCACCTGCGCCTGGACGCCAACAACATCACGCACAGCAGCATGCCCCCCGAAGCCCCCGAGTGCTTGCGCGTGGCCTCCGAGATCCTGTTTGAATAA
- the dcn gene encoding decorin — MRSACLSLLLVTACWALPFRQSGFLDFMMEDEPGSGLPESPTQVEETMMIPEGPRCPFRCQCHLRVVQCSDLGLKEVPKDIPDDTTLLDLQNNKITEIKENDFKNLKGLHALILVNNKISSIHAKALSPLTKLQRLYLSKNNLKEMPANMPKSLQELRIHENEITKIKKASFQGMSHVIVMELGSNPLKSAGIDSGAFADLKRVSYIRIADTQITEIPQGLPSSLSELHLDGNRISKVTAESMKGLKQLAKLGLSHNEISLVENGTLVNVPHLREIHLDHNALTVVPPGLPDHKYIQVVYLHVNKIGAVGTEDFCPPGFNTKKAMYSGISLFSNPVPYWEVQPITFRCVFDRSAIQLGNYRKK; from the exons ATGAGATCGGCTTGTCTCTCTCTGCTCCTGGTCACCGCCTGCTGGGCGCTTCCCTTCCGCCAATCTGGCTTCCTAGACTTCATGATGGAGGACGAGCCCGGCTCCGGTTTGCCCGAGTCGCCCACTCAGGTGGAAGAAACCATGATGATCCCCGAAGGACCCAGGTGCCCATTCCGCTGCCAGTGCCACCTGCGTGTGGTCCAGTGTTCCGACCTTG gtcTGAAAGAGGTTCCCAAGGACATCCCAGATGACACCACCCTGCTCGATCTGCAGAACAACAAGATCACCGAGATCAAGGAGAACGACTTCAAGAACCTCAAAGGGCTGCAC GCGCTGATCCTGGTGAACAACAAGATCAGCAGCATCCACGCCAAGGCCCTCAGCCCCCTGACCAAGCTGCAGCGACTCTACCTGTCCAAGAACAATCTCAAGGAGATGCCGGCCAACATGCCCAAGAGTCTTCAGGAGCTGCGCATCCACGAGAACGAGATCACCAAGATAAAGAAGGCGTCCTTCCAGGGGATGTCCCACGTTATCGTCATGG AGCTCGGCTCCAACCCCCTGAAGAGCGCCGGGATCGATTCCGGTGCTTTTGCCGATCTCAAGAGAGTCTCCTACATTCGCATTGCGGACACTCAGATTACAGAGATCCCGCAAG GTCTGCCCAGCTCACTCTCTGAACTGCACCTGGATGGAAACAGAATCTCCAAGGTCACCGCTGAGAGTATGAAAGGCCTCAAGCAGCTAGCCAA GCTGGGTCTGAGCCATAATGAGATCAGCCTGGTGGAGAACGGCACCCTGGTGAACGTCCCCCACCTGCGAGAGATCCATCTCGACCACAACGCCCTGACCGTCGTGCCCCCCGGCCTGCCCGACCACAAATACATCCAG GTGGTCTACCTCCACGTCAACAAGATTGGCGCGGTGGGAACAGAGGATTTCTGCCCCCCCGGCTTCAATACAAAGAAGGCCATGTACTCGGGCATCAGCCTCTTCAGCAACCCCGTTCCCTACTGGGAAGTGCAGCCCATCACCTTCCGTTGCGTTTTCGACCGCTCCGCCATCCAGCTGGGCAACTACAGGAAGAAGTAG
- the epyc gene encoding epiphycan isoform X3 encodes MCLLTTPTWLKQEVEVPLIPTTIPQEASGTSGDFSGVSGSSGDLGVSGDIDVSGTSGVSASGEPEEPDIILIPETEKEEGLLPTQETPQEGTGGVETTLGSGLPEPEEPEEPEVDTKGMPTCLLCTCLGGSVYCDDLKLDSIPPLPKDTTHFYARYNRITKINKSDFASMNKLKRIDLTANAISSIDSQAFMGLPELEELVIRENHISQMPALPETMTLIDASHNNIDSKGILKEAFKDMTSLLYLYLTDNEIDYIPVPLPDSLRSLHLQRNNIQSMHEDTFCNLHDFNYIRNALEDIRLDGNPINLSRTPQAYICLPRIPVGDLI; translated from the exons ATGTGTCTCCTAACCACTCCAACTTGGCTCAAACAAGAGGTGGAAGTGCCTCTCATTCCTACAACCATCCCACAAGAGGCTTCAGGTACTTCAGGGGATTTCTCAGGAGTTTCAGGAAGTTCAGGGGATCTTGGAGTCTCTGGAGACATAGATGTCTCTGGAACTTCTGGTGTCTCCGCCTCTGGAGAACCTGAGGAGCCCGATATAATTCTGATTCCAGAGACTGAAAAAG AGGAGGGGCTGCTTCCGACACAAGAGACCCCTCAGGAGGGTACTGGTGGTGTAGAAACGACACTGGGCTCtggtctaccagagcccgaggAACCCGAAGAACCTGAGGTTGACACGAAAG GGATGCCCACTTGCTTGCTGTGCACATGCCTTGGTGGTTCGGTGTACTGTGATGACTTGAAACTGGACAGTATACCACCTCTGCCCAAAGACACCACACACTTCTATGCCCGCTACAACAGGATCACCAAGATCAACAAATCTGACTTTGCCTCCATGA ACAAGCTGAAGAGGATCGACTTGACAGCCAACGCCATCTCGTCCATTGACAGCCAAGCATTTATGGGTCTGCCGGAGCTTGAGGAGCTGGTGATTCGAGAAAATCACATTTCACAGATGCCTGCCCTGCCAGAGACCATGACCCTGATCGATGCCAGCCACAATAACATTGACTCCAAGGGTATTCTCAAAGAGGCCTTCAAG GACATGACCAGCCTGCTCTACCTGTACCTGACTGACAACGAAATTGACTACATCCCCGTGCCTCTTCCAGACAGTCTGCGATCCCTACATCTACAG CGTAACAACATTCAGTCGATGCACGAGGACACCTTCTGCAACCTGCATGACTTTAACTACATCCGCAACGCGCTGGAGGACATCCGCCTTGACGGCAACCCCATCAACCTGAGCCGAACTCCGCAGGCGTACATCTGCCTGCCCCGCATCCCGGTCGGGGACCTcatataa